The Shewanella sp. MTB7 genome includes a window with the following:
- the yidC gene encoding membrane protein insertase YidC, giving the protein MESQRNILLIGLLFVSFLLWQQWQTDQAPQPVATQSSSVVAASSASDSHSSDVPDADSALPAAVVASKELITVNTDQLIVKINPIGGDIVYSALVEHKLELNNNEPFVLLEQTKDINYIAQSGLIGRNGIDSSVKGRAHFDSTSREYTLAAGQDTLEVPLTYVAADGVEYTKLFIFHRGKFDINVDYIIDNTSDKQLQVQMYGQIKHSIKESESSMMMPTYRGAAFSTADIRYEKYSFDDMADKNLDDKTLGGWAAMLQHYFVSAWVPPADDQNTIFSSISAGGQANIGFRGAIYDIAPGTTQEITSQFYVGPKDQAALSAISPTLNLVVDYGFLWWLAVPIYKLLMFFQSLVGNWGAAIILITLTVRGMLYPLTKAQYTSMAKMRNLQPKLAEMKERFGDDRQKMGQAMMELYKKEKVNPMGGCLPILLQMPIFIALYWVLLESVELRHAPFMLWITDLSVQDPYYVMPILMGISMFVMQKMQPMAPTMDPMQQKMMQWMPVVFTVFFLWFPAGLVLYWLVGNLVAITQQKIIYAGLEKKGLK; this is encoded by the coding sequence ATGGAATCTCAACGCAATATATTGCTTATCGGTTTGCTTTTTGTCAGCTTTTTGCTTTGGCAACAGTGGCAGACAGATCAAGCCCCACAACCAGTAGCGACTCAATCTTCATCGGTTGTCGCCGCTTCGTCAGCTTCAGATTCTCACAGCTCTGATGTTCCCGATGCAGACTCAGCACTACCTGCTGCCGTCGTAGCGTCTAAAGAGCTCATCACAGTGAACACTGATCAGTTAATCGTTAAGATTAACCCTATCGGTGGTGATATCGTTTATTCAGCCTTGGTTGAACATAAACTTGAACTCAATAATAACGAACCATTCGTACTACTAGAGCAAACTAAAGACATTAACTATATTGCTCAAAGTGGTCTTATCGGTCGCAATGGTATCGACAGTAGCGTTAAGGGTCGTGCACATTTTGACAGTACTTCACGTGAATACACTTTAGCAGCAGGTCAAGACACATTAGAAGTGCCACTTACCTATGTTGCCGCTGATGGTGTTGAATACACGAAACTGTTTATCTTCCATCGTGGCAAATTCGACATCAATGTTGATTACATCATCGACAACACCTCTGACAAGCAGTTGCAAGTTCAGATGTACGGTCAGATTAAACACAGCATCAAAGAAAGCGAAAGCAGCATGATGATGCCGACTTACCGTGGCGCGGCTTTCTCGACAGCAGATATTCGCTACGAGAAGTACAGCTTCGATGACATGGCAGATAAGAATCTAGACGATAAAACATTAGGTGGTTGGGCAGCGATGCTACAACACTACTTTGTTTCAGCTTGGGTACCACCAGCAGACGATCAAAACACTATTTTCTCTAGCATCAGTGCTGGCGGTCAAGCCAATATCGGTTTCCGTGGCGCCATCTATGATATTGCGCCAGGCACAACACAAGAGATCACCTCCCAGTTCTACGTTGGTCCTAAAGATCAAGCTGCACTATCCGCTATCTCTCCAACCCTTAACTTGGTTGTAGATTATGGTTTCCTATGGTGGTTGGCAGTACCTATCTACAAATTATTGATGTTCTTCCAATCATTAGTAGGCAACTGGGGTGCTGCGATTATTCTAATTACCCTAACTGTGCGTGGTATGTTATATCCACTGACTAAAGCTCAGTACACTTCTATGGCTAAGATGCGTAATCTACAGCCTAAGCTTGCTGAGATGAAAGAGCGCTTTGGTGATGACCGTCAGAAGATGGGTCAAGCCATGATGGAGCTGTACAAGAAAGAGAAAGTGAACCCTATGGGTGGCTGTCTTCCAATCTTGCTACAGATGCCAATCTTCATTGCCCTGTACTGGGTACTGCTAGAGAGTGTTGAACTACGTCATGCACCATTCATGCTTTGGATAACCGATCTTTCGGTACAAGATCCTTACTACGTGATGCCAATCTTGATGGGTATCTCAATGTTTGTAATGCAGAAGATGCAGCCAATGGCACCAACTATGGATCCTATGCAACAGAAGATGATGCAGTGGATGCCAGTGGTATTTACCGTATTCTTCCTATGGTTCCCTGCGGGTCTAGTACTTTACTGGTTAGTCGGTAACTTAGTGGCTATCACACAGCAGAAGATTATCTACGCTGGTTTGGAGAAGAAAGGCTTAAAATAA